From one Lysinibacillus sp. G4S2 genomic stretch:
- a CDS encoding GNAT family N-acetyltransferase, translated as MNISVITVSFPLDGETLNELKLLCEEATTHDYRVYETAMSLPMASSFESKGFMVLAYEDDKDMLVGAASAIDLMGLHTYEWSLVVTPTYRQMGIGTALVEVLQAGLNERGAEGQLAVVIDGSPFGHTFIEKKGFTYSFSEATLETRAESVELKDDIEIIPYAGEQAELIAIYSAAFGDLPEESEELIAFNTSTTGRKLWVARKAGKIVGTVTTAQENEIQWVTALAVHPNCEGQGIGTAMLSFSKDYASKIGAKFVMLDVEIDNRKALSVYEKAGFMKAQQIDYFVKQ; from the coding sequence ATGAATATTTCGGTGATTACAGTGTCTTTTCCGTTAGATGGGGAAACATTAAATGAATTAAAATTATTATGTGAAGAAGCGACTACACATGACTATCGTGTATATGAAACTGCTATGAGTTTACCTATGGCGAGTTCCTTTGAATCGAAGGGCTTTATGGTACTTGCTTATGAAGACGACAAAGATATGTTAGTTGGCGCAGCAAGTGCAATAGATTTAATGGGCCTTCATACATATGAATGGTCTTTAGTTGTCACACCTACATACCGTCAAATGGGAATTGGAACCGCTTTAGTTGAGGTTTTACAAGCCGGCCTTAATGAGCGTGGCGCAGAAGGGCAATTGGCGGTAGTGATAGATGGCTCACCTTTTGGACACACATTTATTGAAAAGAAGGGCTTTACATATAGCTTTTCAGAGGCAACTTTAGAAACAAGAGCAGAGTCAGTAGAATTAAAGGATGATATCGAAATTATTCCTTATGCAGGTGAACAGGCAGAGCTGATTGCCATCTATAGTGCAGCATTTGGAGATCTACCTGAAGAGTCTGAGGAGCTAATCGCTTTTAATACGTCAACGACTGGAAGAAAACTATGGGTAGCACGTAAAGCCGGAAAAATTGTTGGAACAGTGACGACTGCTCAGGAGAATGAAATTCAATGGGTCACAGCATTGGCAGTTCATCCAAATTGTGAGGGGCAAGGGATTGGTACTGCGATGCTTTCGTTTTCTAAGGATTATGCGAGCAAAATTGGTGCGAAATTCGTCATGCTGGATGTAGAAATCGACAATAGAAAGGCGCTTTCTGTTTATGAGAAGGCAGGCTTTATGAAAGCTCAGCAAATAGATTATTTCGTAAAACAATAA